Proteins co-encoded in one Rhodococcus sp. PAMC28707 genomic window:
- a CDS encoding SDR family NAD(P)-dependent oxidoreductase gives MRSFDNKVAVVTGAGSGIGRALALDLAHRGARLALSDIDGEALTETVVLCEKIGARTVSYQLDVSDRAAMYFHADAVISEFGRVNLVVNNAGVALGADVLDMTWDDFEWVMNIDFWGVVNGSKAFLPALIESGEGHLVNVSSVFGLMGIPGQSAYNSAKFAVRGFTEALRQEMKVARHPVGVSCVHPGGIKTNIVANARGMADLGDHDAVVRRFEQIAVTSPTRAAKVILGGVERNKPRILIGPDARLFDLIPRVVGPRYQDILAPLNRIGRATGARFGSNKG, from the coding sequence ATGAGAAGTTTCGACAACAAGGTTGCCGTCGTCACCGGGGCCGGATCGGGGATCGGCCGCGCGCTCGCCCTCGATCTGGCGCACCGCGGCGCCAGGCTGGCGCTCTCGGACATCGACGGCGAAGCACTCACGGAGACGGTCGTGTTGTGCGAGAAGATCGGTGCACGCACAGTGTCCTACCAGTTGGACGTCTCCGACCGCGCGGCAATGTATTTCCATGCCGATGCGGTCATCAGCGAATTCGGACGCGTCAACCTTGTGGTCAACAACGCAGGGGTTGCGCTCGGCGCAGATGTTCTGGATATGACCTGGGACGATTTCGAGTGGGTCATGAACATTGATTTCTGGGGAGTCGTCAACGGCTCCAAAGCATTTCTGCCTGCGCTCATCGAGTCCGGTGAAGGTCACCTGGTGAATGTGTCGAGCGTGTTCGGGTTGATGGGCATCCCCGGTCAGAGCGCATACAACTCGGCAAAGTTCGCGGTGCGCGGTTTCACCGAGGCGCTGCGCCAGGAAATGAAAGTCGCTCGCCATCCCGTCGGCGTCAGCTGTGTCCATCCTGGCGGAATCAAGACGAACATCGTTGCCAACGCACGAGGAATGGCAGATCTGGGAGATCACGACGCCGTCGTGCGACGCTTCGAGCAGATCGCCGTCACCTCGCCCACACGTGCCGCCAAGGTGATCCTCGGCGGCGTCGAGCGCAACAAGCCGCGCATCCTCATCGGCCCGGATGCGCGACTGTTCGATCTGATCCCTCGCGTAGTGGGGCCACGGTATCAGGATATTTTGGCCCCGCTCAACAGGATTGGGCGAGCTACCGGCGCCAGGTTCGGGTCGAACAAGGGCTAG
- a CDS encoding carboxymuconolactone decarboxylase family protein, which translates to MSSPRIASGTFKDLGPINWALWRVLSKAAGAPNAHLFSTLGRTRGLFRGWLFYSGKLMPGGRISRKDTEVVINRVAHVRDCGYEMDHHRRIGRRVGVTETLLAQVKEGPAAVGLGDRYRAILTATDELLATKNLSDETWSALAREFDERQLIEFLLLVGQYDSLATTIETLRIERDF; encoded by the coding sequence GTGAGCTCACCGCGCATTGCATCCGGAACGTTCAAGGACCTCGGCCCCATCAACTGGGCCTTGTGGCGCGTCCTGTCGAAGGCTGCGGGCGCGCCCAACGCGCATCTTTTCAGTACCTTGGGACGCACCCGCGGACTTTTTCGGGGCTGGTTGTTCTACAGCGGGAAGCTGATGCCGGGCGGCCGGATCTCACGCAAGGACACGGAAGTGGTGATCAACCGCGTCGCACACGTACGTGACTGCGGGTACGAGATGGACCATCACCGCCGAATCGGCAGGCGCGTCGGAGTGACCGAAACCCTTCTCGCACAAGTAAAGGAAGGGCCCGCAGCAGTCGGTCTCGGTGATCGCTATCGAGCGATACTCACCGCGACCGACGAACTACTGGCCACCAAGAACCTCTCGGACGAAACCTGGTCAGCCTTGGCACGCGAGTTCGACGAACGCCAGCTGATCGAATTCCTGTTGTTGGTCGGGCAGTACGACAGCTTGGCGACGACCATCGAAACTCTGCGAATAGAACGCGACTTCTGA
- a CDS encoding alpha/beta fold hydrolase produces MKTWTVDSVGARIAVYEYGDPLASSTVLLVHGYPDDHRFFEPMIRVLGQHVRIVAYDTRGGGATTLDDPDSLESYTLAHLTEDTFAVVDSIPHRSGPLHVFAHDWGSVQMWETMAAPRAASTFASFVSVSGPSLDHLREVSRARAVSPRQWSSMATQLLRSWYIWSFHIPVLRRFVPSMMVSIGNEDAPEPERRNQQRGIALYRANILRRLLSGPDPKCEVPTTVVVPLHDRFLSVDLADGLERWIPDLQVIEVDAEHWWPYTHPADAAEVVLSLQ; encoded by the coding sequence GTGAAGACCTGGACAGTCGATTCTGTCGGAGCCCGTATCGCGGTGTACGAGTATGGAGATCCGCTGGCATCCTCGACCGTGCTTCTTGTTCACGGCTATCCGGACGATCATCGATTCTTCGAGCCGATGATCCGTGTGCTGGGCCAGCACGTGCGGATCGTTGCCTACGACACCCGCGGCGGCGGGGCCACCACCCTCGACGATCCGGACTCGCTCGAGAGCTACACCCTGGCTCACTTGACCGAGGATACGTTCGCCGTGGTCGATTCGATCCCCCACCGGAGTGGACCCCTGCACGTGTTCGCACACGACTGGGGTTCGGTTCAGATGTGGGAAACAATGGCCGCACCCCGTGCTGCATCGACTTTTGCGTCGTTCGTATCGGTGTCCGGCCCGAGCCTGGACCACCTGCGTGAGGTCTCTCGCGCCCGCGCAGTTTCGCCCCGACAGTGGTCATCGATGGCAACGCAACTCCTACGGTCCTGGTACATCTGGAGTTTCCACATTCCGGTTCTTCGCCGGTTCGTACCATCGATGATGGTATCGATCGGCAACGAGGACGCCCCGGAACCGGAGCGCCGGAACCAACAACGCGGAATTGCGCTGTATCGCGCGAACATTCTCCGCCGTCTACTCTCCGGGCCCGACCCGAAATGTGAGGTGCCCACCACTGTCGTCGTTCCACTCCATGACCGGTTTCTCTCCGTCGACCTTGCCGACGGACTCGAGCGCTGGATACCCGACCTACAGGTCATCGAAGTCGACGCCGAGCATTGGTGGCCGTACACCCACCCGGCAGATGCAGCCGAGGTGGTGCTGTCGCTGCAGTAA
- a CDS encoding TetR/AcrR family transcriptional regulator, whose translation MSRTQQERRTETIGKLLDAAIVSLCENGYAATTVSEIVSRAGVSSGALFRHFPTRLDIIVAAADEVRRRQFEEFRTGLAIFGTASVEHCLLLLRAACRAPINGAWYELLIAARSDTELRERLIPFTVRYHEQISALARTLPVAGTIPPAQLDTVIFTVVHLLDGEALSAIVHPQPEQEELRLQLIAGLLRGESIYKRGEAV comes from the coding sequence ATGAGCAGAACTCAGCAGGAACGACGTACCGAGACGATCGGGAAGCTACTCGATGCAGCGATCGTGTCACTGTGCGAAAATGGCTACGCTGCAACGACGGTGAGCGAGATCGTCTCCCGTGCGGGGGTGTCCTCGGGTGCGTTGTTTCGGCATTTCCCCACACGCCTCGACATCATCGTCGCTGCTGCGGACGAAGTGCGGCGGCGACAGTTCGAGGAGTTTCGAACCGGTCTCGCGATCTTCGGTACGGCGTCCGTCGAGCATTGTCTGCTCCTCCTGCGTGCGGCGTGTCGAGCCCCGATAAACGGTGCCTGGTACGAGCTCCTCATTGCCGCTCGGAGTGATACCGAGCTGCGGGAACGATTGATTCCCTTCACTGTTCGCTACCACGAGCAAATTTCCGCGCTTGCCCGCACGCTTCCGGTCGCAGGCACCATCCCACCCGCCCAACTCGATACGGTCATTTTCACCGTGGTGCACCTACTCGACGGCGAAGCGCTCTCGGCGATCGTGCATCCGCAGCCCGAGCAGGAGGAGTTGCGATTGCAGCTCATCGCCGGGCTACTCCGAGGCGAGTCCATCTACAAACGGGGCGAGGCCGTGTGA
- a CDS encoding amidohydrolase family protein gives MNEYLPYDTVLTGGTVYDGSGGPGVVRNVGISDGIVRAITTEPLAVGPSTDVIDATGQWVMPGFVDVHTHYDAEVLVGPGLTESVRHGVTTVLLGNCSLSTLYSTPVDIADLFSRVEALPREHVLKAVDAHKTWTNPNEYIDALERLPLGPNIAALVGHSDLRAHVMGLDRATDHSQKPTREEFSAMADALTTALDAGLLGMSTMTNPWDKLDGDRYRSRSLPSSYARWKEFRALHKILRRRGRLLQSIPNLNTKYDMIFFLGSATGLGRTPLKISLLAAADAKASPWIHHIFGPLAQLVNGPGRGQFRWQHLPTTFDVYSDGIDLVVFEEFGSGRAALHLREELGRNDLLSDEAYRRWFRADFEKKFSSRVWHRDFADAQITECPDASVVGKNIAEVAAERGIHVVDAFLDLVVEHGRKLRWHTTIANHRRKQMDKLITRPGVTVGFSDAGAHLRNMAFYNFGIRLLHRVHGARGDRRPFMSVENAVYKLSGELADFYGVDAGHLRVGDRADVVVIDPAGLDDEVLAYREETMPEFGGLSRMVNRNDQAVTATLIAGRIVYREGEFAPWFGVSERAGSFLRAATTTAPHPRERV, from the coding sequence ATGAACGAGTACCTGCCCTACGACACAGTGCTGACCGGCGGGACGGTCTACGACGGCAGCGGTGGGCCGGGGGTAGTTCGCAACGTAGGAATCTCGGACGGCATCGTGCGCGCGATCACGACCGAACCGCTCGCGGTCGGTCCGAGTACCGATGTCATCGACGCGACGGGACAGTGGGTCATGCCCGGTTTCGTCGACGTACACACCCATTACGACGCGGAGGTCCTGGTCGGACCAGGACTGACCGAGTCGGTTCGACACGGCGTCACCACGGTCCTGCTGGGGAACTGCTCGTTGTCGACGTTGTACTCCACTCCCGTCGACATCGCCGACCTGTTCAGTCGAGTCGAGGCGCTACCGCGCGAGCATGTGCTGAAGGCCGTCGATGCACACAAGACGTGGACGAATCCGAACGAGTACATCGACGCGCTGGAGAGACTCCCCCTCGGGCCCAACATCGCGGCGCTGGTGGGGCATTCGGACCTGCGTGCCCACGTGATGGGGTTGGACCGGGCGACCGACCACAGCCAGAAACCGACACGTGAAGAATTCTCGGCGATGGCCGATGCGCTGACCACTGCCCTGGACGCCGGGCTTCTCGGCATGTCCACCATGACCAACCCCTGGGACAAACTCGACGGTGACAGATACCGTTCGCGGTCACTGCCGTCTTCGTACGCGCGTTGGAAGGAATTCCGCGCACTGCACAAGATTCTGCGCCGACGCGGCCGTCTGCTTCAGAGCATCCCGAATCTCAACACCAAATACGACATGATCTTCTTCCTCGGCAGCGCAACGGGACTGGGCCGGACTCCGCTCAAGATCTCGCTTCTGGCTGCCGCCGATGCCAAAGCATCCCCCTGGATTCACCACATCTTCGGGCCGCTCGCACAACTGGTGAACGGACCCGGGCGCGGACAGTTCCGATGGCAACACCTGCCCACTACGTTCGACGTCTACTCCGACGGGATCGACCTCGTCGTCTTCGAGGAGTTCGGATCCGGCCGCGCAGCTCTGCATCTCCGAGAGGAATTGGGCCGCAACGACTTGCTGTCCGACGAGGCCTACCGCCGCTGGTTCCGCGCCGACTTCGAGAAGAAATTCAGCTCACGGGTATGGCACCGAGACTTCGCCGATGCCCAGATCACCGAATGCCCGGATGCCTCGGTCGTCGGTAAGAACATCGCCGAGGTTGCGGCCGAACGCGGCATCCACGTGGTCGACGCATTCCTCGATCTCGTCGTCGAGCATGGCCGAAAACTGCGCTGGCACACCACTATCGCCAATCACCGACGGAAGCAGATGGACAAGCTCATCACCAGGCCGGGCGTCACCGTCGGGTTCTCCGACGCCGGGGCGCACCTACGGAACATGGCGTTCTACAACTTCGGGATCCGGTTGCTGCATCGTGTGCACGGCGCCCGCGGAGATCGACGGCCGTTCATGTCCGTGGAGAATGCCGTGTACAAGCTCAGTGGCGAGCTCGCGGACTTCTACGGCGTCGACGCAGGACACCTGAGGGTGGGCGACCGCGCCGATGTGGTCGTCATCGATCCGGCTGGTCTCGACGACGAGGTCCTCGCGTATCGCGAGGAGACGATGCCCGAGTTCGGTGGTTTGAGCCGGATGGTCAACCGGAACGATCAGGCCGTCACCGCGACGCTGATCGCCGGGCGGATCGTCTACCGTGAGGGTGAATTCGCGCCATGGTTCGGCGTATCGGAACGCGCTGGTAGCTTCCTGCGCGCCGCTACCACCACGGCACCGCATCCACGAGAGCGAGTATGA
- a CDS encoding GntR family transcriptional regulator, with translation MPRRDLREKVYLSLRRDLMSGAIPATERLGEERLAERYSVSRTPVREALARLLADGLVFRGHDGLHAYRPHVDDLAGLYELRQTLEIRGIVRAIEDATLRHDASAIVTELELWTRAREVPPTDITEVVSMDEQFHTTLLSASGNPALTVALCAVNAKVRPVRMVGSMTEQDIRSQIDEHITIGEAVLEGNLDEARTALLAHISSHEKTVIARAEQAASMAGALRI, from the coding sequence ATGCCGCGCAGGGACCTTCGCGAGAAGGTGTATCTGTCGCTGCGTCGCGACCTCATGTCGGGAGCGATTCCGGCGACCGAAAGACTCGGCGAGGAACGCCTGGCCGAGCGGTACAGCGTCTCGCGCACACCTGTGCGTGAGGCGCTCGCACGGCTGCTCGCGGACGGGCTGGTCTTCCGCGGCCACGACGGGTTGCACGCATACCGACCACACGTGGACGATCTCGCCGGGCTCTACGAGCTCCGGCAGACGCTGGAGATTCGCGGCATCGTCCGCGCCATCGAAGACGCGACGCTACGTCACGACGCATCGGCGATCGTCACCGAGCTCGAGCTCTGGACACGAGCGCGAGAGGTCCCGCCCACCGATATCACCGAGGTCGTGTCGATGGATGAGCAATTTCACACGACGCTGTTGAGCGCGTCCGGAAATCCGGCTTTGACCGTGGCTCTGTGCGCGGTCAACGCGAAGGTTCGGCCGGTACGGATGGTGGGATCGATGACCGAGCAGGACATACGGTCTCAGATCGACGAGCACATCACGATCGGTGAGGCGGTCCTCGAAGGAAATCTCGACGAGGCAAGGACCGCGCTGCTCGCGCACATTTCCTCGCACGAGAAAACTGTCATCGCTCGTGCCGAACAAGCGGCGTCGATGGCTGGGGCGCTGCGAATCTGA
- the urtE gene encoding urea ABC transporter ATP-binding subunit UrtE, translating to MLELIDVRTGYGRSEVVHGVSLTVPADGVAAVMGHNGAGKTTLLRAAVGLLAVDSGKVLFDGEDVSSLRPSARVARGLAYVPQGQQSFGQLTTAENLQVVADGRKRGKALIGEALDLFPALKELLTRRAGLLSGGQRQQLAIARALITEPKMLILDEPTEGIQPSVVAEIERTILDLTRRGGLGVLLVEQHIGFALESAQNYYILGAGRITSTGAGGSESEADVRAAMAI from the coding sequence ATGCTTGAACTCATCGACGTGCGTACCGGTTACGGCCGCAGCGAGGTCGTCCATGGGGTCTCACTCACCGTCCCCGCCGACGGCGTCGCCGCGGTCATGGGTCACAACGGTGCAGGCAAGACGACTCTGCTCCGGGCCGCCGTCGGCCTGCTCGCGGTCGACTCGGGCAAGGTCCTCTTCGATGGTGAGGATGTCAGCTCGCTACGACCCAGCGCTCGCGTCGCACGCGGGCTTGCCTATGTCCCGCAAGGCCAGCAATCGTTCGGCCAGTTGACCACGGCCGAGAACCTACAGGTCGTCGCCGACGGCCGTAAGCGAGGTAAGGCTTTGATCGGTGAGGCCCTCGACCTGTTCCCCGCGTTGAAGGAACTGCTCACCAGGCGTGCGGGTCTTCTGTCCGGCGGCCAACGTCAGCAGTTGGCGATTGCACGTGCACTCATCACCGAGCCGAAGATGCTCATCCTCGACGAGCCGACCGAGGGCATTCAGCCCTCCGTCGTCGCCGAGATCGAACGCACGATTCTCGATCTCACCCGCCGCGGCGGGCTCGGGGTGTTGCTGGTGGAGCAACATATCGGATTCGCGCTCGAATCTGCCCAGAATTACTACATTCTCGGGGCCGGCCGAATCACGTCCACCGGCGCGGGCGGTAGCGAGTCCGAAGCCGATGTACGCGCAGCCATGGCGATCTGA
- the urtD gene encoding urea ABC transporter ATP-binding protein UrtD: MTHLDNHQPTFGGNAGMSSQYLEVRGLTVSFDGFKANTDVDLTLMQGDLRFLIGPNGAGKTTLIDAITGLVPATGSITKSGVELLGKKVHQIARLGVGRTFQTASIFEQLTVLQNLDIAAGAGRSIMTMLRRRSAVSPEIEEALETIGLTEERNKPAGILAHGQKQWLEIGMLLVQNADVLLLDEPVAGMSHDEREQTGELLRRIGGERTVVVVEHDMDFMRAFATSVTVLAAGRILSEGTVAEVQADPKVQEVYLGTAAAGGELDQIAQDIADATPGGKHA; encoded by the coding sequence ATGACTCACCTCGACAACCATCAGCCGACTTTCGGTGGCAACGCCGGTATGTCGAGCCAGTACCTCGAAGTACGCGGGCTTACCGTGAGCTTCGACGGTTTCAAGGCCAACACCGACGTCGACCTCACGCTCATGCAGGGCGATCTGCGGTTCCTCATCGGACCGAACGGTGCCGGCAAGACCACCCTGATCGACGCCATTACCGGACTGGTGCCCGCAACCGGGTCGATCACCAAGTCCGGCGTCGAACTGCTCGGTAAGAAGGTGCACCAGATCGCCAGACTCGGCGTCGGACGAACGTTCCAGACTGCCAGCATCTTCGAACAGCTCACCGTCCTGCAGAACCTCGACATCGCAGCCGGGGCAGGACGTTCGATCATGACCATGTTGCGCCGCCGCAGTGCGGTCTCGCCCGAGATCGAGGAGGCGCTCGAGACCATCGGTCTGACCGAAGAGAGGAACAAGCCGGCGGGCATTCTTGCCCATGGTCAGAAGCAGTGGCTCGAGATCGGAATGCTGTTGGTGCAGAACGCCGATGTACTGCTTCTCGACGAACCGGTTGCCGGGATGAGCCATGACGAACGCGAGCAGACCGGCGAATTGCTTCGTCGGATCGGCGGCGAACGGACCGTCGTCGTCGTCGAGCACGACATGGACTTCATGCGAGCATTCGCGACGTCGGTGACAGTTCTTGCCGCTGGGCGCATCCTGTCCGAAGGCACCGTCGCCGAGGTACAGGCCGACCCCAAGGTTCAAGAGGTCTACCTCGGTACCGCTGCCGCGGGCGGCGAACTCGATCAGATTGCACAGGACATCGCCGACGCCACACCAGGAGGCAAGCATGCTTGA
- the urtC gene encoding urea ABC transporter permease subunit UrtC gives MSTFVQQRRAWLGFALAAVLLFAVAPAVLSEFRLNLLGKFICYAIVAVGIGLAWGRGGMLTLGQGVFFGLGAYIMAMHLKISDADLRGDAVPDFMSIAGIRELPSYWVPFASPLVTILGILFIPALVALVLGLGVFKRRVKGAYFAILSQALAAAFAILLVGQQTTGGSNGLNRFRTFFGFDLKDPANKQMLFFIAAGVLLAVVAITRQLMYSRYGELLVAVRDQEERVRFLGYDPANVKIVAYVSAAFFAGLAGALFVPIVGIVSPNDVGIVPSIAFLIGVAIGGRSTLLGPVLGALGVAWAQTTLSEQFPSGWTYAQGLMFIVVVGFFPAGVAGLFALRSRKKAADEPGAVIDVEEKELVT, from the coding sequence ATGAGCACCTTCGTCCAGCAGCGCCGCGCATGGCTGGGATTCGCCCTCGCCGCCGTCCTCCTGTTCGCGGTCGCACCGGCCGTTCTCAGCGAGTTCCGGCTCAACCTTCTCGGCAAGTTCATCTGCTACGCCATCGTTGCGGTCGGTATCGGATTGGCCTGGGGCCGTGGCGGAATGCTCACGCTCGGCCAGGGAGTGTTCTTCGGGCTCGGCGCTTACATCATGGCCATGCATCTGAAGATCTCCGACGCCGACCTACGCGGCGACGCGGTGCCGGACTTCATGTCCATCGCCGGGATTCGCGAACTGCCTTCGTATTGGGTTCCGTTCGCTTCGCCGTTGGTGACGATTCTCGGGATTCTGTTCATCCCGGCTCTCGTCGCGCTCGTTCTCGGCCTCGGTGTCTTCAAACGACGCGTCAAGGGGGCGTACTTCGCGATCCTGAGCCAGGCTCTCGCTGCTGCATTCGCCATTCTGTTGGTGGGTCAGCAGACCACGGGTGGGTCCAACGGGCTCAACAGATTCCGGACGTTCTTCGGGTTCGATCTCAAGGATCCGGCCAACAAGCAGATGCTGTTCTTCATCGCGGCCGGTGTGCTGCTGGCGGTCGTCGCCATCACTCGGCAGCTCATGTATTCGCGCTACGGGGAACTGCTCGTCGCGGTCCGCGATCAGGAAGAACGAGTGCGCTTCCTGGGGTACGACCCAGCCAATGTGAAGATCGTCGCCTACGTGAGTGCGGCATTCTTCGCCGGCCTCGCCGGGGCGCTCTTCGTGCCGATCGTCGGCATAGTCTCCCCCAACGACGTCGGCATCGTTCCCTCCATCGCGTTCCTCATCGGTGTGGCGATCGGCGGACGCAGCACGCTGCTGGGACCGGTTCTCGGCGCACTCGGTGTGGCCTGGGCGCAGACGACTCTGTCGGAACAATTTCCGTCAGGCTGGACCTACGCTCAGGGACTGATGTTCATCGTCGTGGTCGGGTTCTTCCCCGCAGGCGTCGCAGGCTTGTTCGCTCTCCGAAGTCGCAAGAAAGCTGCAGACGAACCCGGTGCCGTCATCGATGTCGAAGAGAAGGAGCTCGTCACATGA
- the urtB gene encoding urea ABC transporter permease subunit UrtB, giving the protein MDVVVGQLFTGLSIGSILLLAALGLSLTFGQMGVINMAHGEFIMAGSYTAYVVQQLFSTGGASLFISLIVGFFVGGAMGALLEVTLIRRMYHRPLDTLLVTFGVGLILQQCARDIFGAPAVNVVSPGWLSGGIDILGAVVPKTRIFILILAVICVLALSFALAKTPMGRRIRAVVQNRDLAETSGISSRRTDISTFFIGSGLAGVAGVALTLIGSTSSTVGQSYLIDAFLVVVVGGLGQIKGAVIAAFALGILNSFIEYSTTASIAKVIVFVLIVFFLQARPQGLFAVKTRSLV; this is encoded by the coding sequence ATGGATGTCGTAGTCGGGCAGCTTTTCACCGGCTTGAGTATCGGTTCGATTCTTCTACTCGCCGCATTGGGACTCTCGCTGACGTTCGGTCAGATGGGTGTCATCAACATGGCTCATGGTGAGTTCATCATGGCCGGCTCGTACACCGCGTACGTCGTGCAGCAACTCTTCTCCACCGGCGGTGCATCGCTGTTCATCTCGCTGATCGTCGGGTTCTTCGTCGGCGGCGCCATGGGCGCCCTGCTCGAGGTTACGCTGATCCGTCGCATGTATCACCGCCCACTCGACACGCTGCTGGTGACATTCGGTGTCGGGCTCATCCTGCAGCAATGTGCGCGCGATATCTTCGGCGCCCCCGCCGTCAACGTCGTCTCACCGGGCTGGCTGTCCGGTGGCATCGACATCCTCGGCGCTGTCGTTCCCAAGACCCGCATCTTCATTCTGATTCTCGCCGTGATCTGTGTTCTCGCATTGTCGTTCGCCCTCGCGAAAACCCCGATGGGTCGACGCATCCGCGCGGTCGTGCAGAACCGGGACCTGGCCGAGACGTCGGGCATCTCGAGCCGTCGGACCGATATTTCGACGTTCTTCATCGGGTCCGGCCTCGCCGGTGTCGCCGGTGTCGCGTTGACGCTGATCGGTTCGACGAGCTCTACCGTCGGGCAGAGCTACCTGATCGACGCATTCCTCGTGGTCGTCGTCGGCGGACTCGGCCAGATCAAGGGTGCGGTCATCGCAGCGTTCGCGCTCGGCATCCTCAATTCGTTCATCGAGTACAGCACGACAGCCTCGATCGCCAAGGTCATCGTGTTCGTGCTGATCGTGTTCTTCCTTCAAGCCCGCCCACAGGGTCTGTTCGCGGTCAAGACAAGGAGTTTGGTATGA
- the urtA gene encoding urea ABC transporter substrate-binding protein: MPAVSSSKMATRVLVAPLALAMVGLALTSCGSKAGDTTSADGAAAAESCVDTSGDTIKVGSLNSLSGTMAISEVTVRDSIALAIEEINASGGVDGKQIQVVAEDGASEPTMFAEKAEKLISSDCVAAVFGGWTSSSRKAMLPVFEDNDALLYYPVQYEGLESSDNIFYTGATTNQQIIPALDYLKEKGVKSLYLVGSDYVFPQTANREIKAYAAANGIEIKGEDYTPLGSTDFSTIVNKVRSADADAVFNTLNGDSNVAFFREYTNAGLKAADMPVLSVSIAEEEVAGIGAQNIEGQLTAWNYYQTVDSPENKKFVADYKAKYGADKPTSDPMEAAYTSVYLWKNTVEKAHSFAVGDIQAAADGVSFAAPEGEVVIDGANHHISKTARIGEVRPDGLIYTVWESPAPIAPDPFLETYEWASDLN, translated from the coding sequence ATGCCTGCAGTTTCCTCGAGCAAGATGGCCACACGTGTACTGGTTGCTCCTCTCGCTCTGGCCATGGTCGGTTTGGCGCTCACCTCGTGCGGTAGCAAAGCCGGTGACACCACCTCAGCTGACGGCGCGGCAGCAGCCGAATCCTGTGTCGACACATCCGGCGACACCATCAAGGTCGGCTCGCTCAACTCGCTCTCCGGAACCATGGCGATCAGCGAAGTGACGGTGCGTGATTCGATCGCCCTGGCCATCGAAGAGATCAACGCATCAGGTGGAGTCGACGGCAAGCAGATCCAGGTCGTCGCCGAGGACGGCGCGTCCGAGCCCACAATGTTCGCCGAGAAGGCCGAGAAGCTGATCAGCAGTGATTGTGTCGCAGCCGTTTTCGGCGGTTGGACGTCGTCGAGCCGTAAGGCGATGTTGCCGGTGTTCGAGGACAACGACGCGCTGCTCTACTACCCCGTCCAGTACGAGGGCCTCGAGTCCTCGGACAACATCTTCTATACCGGTGCAACCACGAATCAGCAGATCATCCCCGCACTCGATTACCTGAAGGAAAAGGGCGTCAAGTCTCTGTATCTGGTCGGTAGCGACTATGTATTCCCGCAGACCGCCAACCGTGAGATCAAGGCTTACGCGGCGGCCAACGGTATCGAGATCAAGGGTGAGGACTACACCCCGCTAGGTTCGACCGACTTCTCCACTATCGTGAACAAAGTCCGCTCCGCCGACGCCGATGCCGTGTTCAACACTCTCAACGGTGATTCCAATGTCGCTTTCTTCCGCGAATACACCAACGCGGGCCTCAAAGCTGCTGACATGCCGGTCCTCTCGGTATCCATTGCCGAGGAAGAAGTTGCCGGAATCGGCGCGCAGAACATCGAAGGCCAGTTGACCGCGTGGAACTACTACCAGACTGTCGACAGTCCGGAAAACAAGAAGTTCGTCGCCGACTACAAGGCGAAATATGGCGCGGACAAGCCCACCTCCGACCCGATGGAAGCCGCCTACACCTCGGTGTACCTGTGGAAGAACACCGTGGAGAAGGCACACTCCTTCGCAGTCGGTGACATTCAAGCCGCAGCGGATGGCGTCAGCTTCGCCGCTCCCGAAGGTGAGGTCGTCATCGACGGCGCAAACCACCACATCTCGAAGACTGCACGTATCGGCGAAGTCCGCCCCGACGGCCTGATCTACACCGTCTGGGAATCCCCGGCACCGATCGCACCCGATCCGTTCCTCGAGACCTACGAGTGGGCTTCCGACCTCAACTAA
- a CDS encoding helix-turn-helix domain-containing protein: protein MADALRTNTVREHRKAARLTQAELGRACGVSRQSIVSVEGGDYAPSVYLALELAAALNTTVETLFATGEEPAEQPET, encoded by the coding sequence ATGGCCGACGCACTCAGGACCAACACGGTGCGTGAACACCGAAAAGCGGCCCGGCTCACCCAGGCGGAGCTGGGTAGAGCATGTGGAGTGAGTAGGCAGAGCATCGTCTCCGTCGAAGGAGGCGACTATGCACCGAGCGTCTATTTGGCGCTCGAGCTGGCCGCAGCATTGAACACCACCGTCGAAACACTTTTCGCAACAGGCGAAGAGCCCGCGGAACAACCGGAGACATGA